From a single Hypomesus transpacificus isolate Combined female chromosome 14, fHypTra1, whole genome shotgun sequence genomic region:
- the ric8a gene encoding synembryn-A → MDLNAIIENMETGDQNAALMALQTYNKEKAHCFKFNTEDEAERERLGELVMGFLERGLQPSCQLACLETIRILSRDKNNLAPFVTCRSLAVLSHHAGIIPGNGEAVSGDAPENLDLEVIVEALKCICNLILHSPTAQELGQEMDLMTGIAERLKQCHDNQWNHEVRFFDLRLTFLLTALRVDVRSKLARELHGVSLLGNVLDATLGLCWPDTLEVAREGVVEDAKELPQLSREQIERAMEILKILFNITFDCSRRTVDEEEAATYRHLGAILRHCLLSSADGEERTEEFHSHAVNLLGNLPLTCLDVLLAPKVQQGSIEHMGLNMDAVNMLLEFMEKRLDRGNKLKETLLPSLNLLTESSRVHRETRKFLRMKVLPPLRDVKNKPEMGNALRNKLVRLMTHIDTDVKNCSSEFLFVLCKESVSRFIKYTGYGNAAGLLAARGLMRGGSDPGTYSEDEDSETEEYREAKSQINPVTGIVEDEQPNPMEGMTEEQKEMEAMKLVNMFDKLSRNHVIQPMQLGSDGMMREMNVSDLKRLTQQVAPNQPHASDSEEDLE, encoded by the exons AAGGCTCATTGCTTCAAATTTAATACAGAGGATGAGGCGGAAAGAGAG CGTCTGGGAGAGCTGGTGATGGGTTTCCTGGAGCGAGGCCTCCAGCCTTCCTGCCAACTGGCCTGCCTGGAGACCATCCGCATCCTGTCCCGCGACAAGAACAACCTAGCGCCCTTTGTCACATGCCGTTCCCTCGCAGTCCTCAGCCACCACGCGGGAATCATCCCAGGCAATGGGGAGGCTGTTTCAGGCGACGCCCCCGAGAACCTGGATTTGGAGGTGATCGTGGAGGCACTGAAGTGTATCTGCAACCTCATACTGCACAGCCCCACTGCCCAGGAGCTCGGCCAAGAAATGGACTTGATGACCGGCATCGCCGAGCGCCTTAAGCAGTGCCACGACAATCAGTGGAACCACGAGGTGCGCTTCTTTGACCTGCGCCTCACCTTCCTCCTGACCGCGCTGCGTGTTGATGTTCGGAGCAAGCTGGCCCGCGAGTTGCATGGGGTCAGCCTCCTGGGAAACGTGCTCGATGCCACGCTGGGTCTGTGCTGGCCCGACACCCTCGAGGTGGCGAGGGAGGGCGTGGTGGAGGACGCCAAAGAGCTGCCGCAGCTAAGCCGTGAGCAGATTGAGCGGGCCATGGAAATCCTTAAGATCCTCTTCAACATCACCTTCGACTGCTCACGCCGCACAGTGGATGAG GAGGAAGCGGCCACCTACAGACACCTCGGAGCCATACTCAGACACTGCCTCTTGAGCAGTGCAGATGGAGAGGAGCGCACAGAGGAGTTCCATAG CCATGCAGTGAACCTGCTGGGGAACCTGCCTCTGACCTGTTTGGACGTCCTTCTAGCACCCAAGGTTCAGCAGGGCTCCATCGAGCACATGGGACTGAACATGGATGCTGTCAACATGCTCCTGGAGTTCATGGAGAAGAGGCTCGACAGG GGAAACAAGCTAAAGGAGACACTCCTTCCTTCCCTGAATCTGCTCACGGAGAGTTCCCGTGTCCACAGAGAGACCCGCAAGTTTCTCAGGATGAAG gtgcttcCACCACTGCGAGATGTGAAGAACAAGCCGGAGATGGGGAACGCTCTTCGTAACAAGCTTGTCCGCTTAATGACTCACATCGATACGGACGTCAAAAACTGCTCCTCCGAGTTCCTGTTTGTTCTCTGTAAAGAAAGCG tTTCCCGGTTCATCAAATACACTGGTTATGGGAACGCGGCAGGGCTTCTTGCTGCCCGGGGTCTGATGCGTGGAGGAAGCGACCCTGGCACATACTCAGAGGATGAGGACAGTGAGACGGAGGAGTATCGGGAGGCCAAGAGCCA GATCAACCCAGTGACAGGTATCGTTGAGGATGAGCAACCAAACCCCATGGAGGGGATGACGGAGGagcagaaagagatggaggccaTGAAGCTGGTCAACATGTTTGATAAGCTCTCCAG GAACCATGTGATCCAGCCGATGCAGTTGGGAAGTGATGGGATGATGAGGGAGATGAACGTGTCTGACCTGAAGAGGTTGACCCAGCAGGTTGCCCCCAACCAGCCACATGCCTCTGACAGCGAGGAAGATCTGGAGTAA
- the LOC124476709 gene encoding cytochrome c oxidase subunit 8B, mitochondrial, translated as MSALNASVNLLRGAVRCQIIPRSSISTKPAKNHISAGEQCIALISMFVAILGPSGWILSHIEDYKKH; from the exons ATGTCTGCGCTTAATGCCTCAGTGAATTTGCTGCGTGGCGCAGTAAGGTGTCAGATCATCCCCAGAAGCAGTATTTCTACAAAGCCTGCCAAGAATCACATATCAGCGGGC GAGCAATGCATTGCCTTGATCTCCATGTTCGTAGCCATCCTGGGTCCATCCGGTTGGATTTTATCACACATTGAAGACTACAAGAAGCActaa